In Populus trichocarpa isolate Nisqually-1 chromosome 16, P.trichocarpa_v4.1, whole genome shotgun sequence, a genomic segment contains:
- the LOC7465288 gene encoding WRKY transcription factor 44 — translation MEIKESERVVIAKPVASRPSCSKFRSFSELLAGAINTSPSTDCSEMAVAAIRPKTLRFRPTVNRAPGALVSSQVELSGTTLSNSSNRVSSTDSKTTVIYKPQAKFVSKATVSLLASMGNFNTNSQQMLQSVEARPQCPKQNKQNFSSQLTSNLHQNIPSHAVLLTSQNQEDPKALSHASNGDRASYDGYNWRKYGQKQVKGSEYPRSYYKCTYPNCPVKKKVERSFDGQIAEIVYKGEHNHSKPQPPKRNSSGTQGLGAVSDSNAQDRYTTPLWSNQLIERNEGSEGREENQIETGLQVHSIYQGKPPPSCDRAGTGSINAGAGTSDNSCGLNGECNDGSKGLEGDDDEPRNKRRKAGIQSNKGGISGEGVQEPRVVVQSSTDSEILGDGFRWRKYGQKIVRGNPYPRSYYRCTSLKCNVRKHVERASDDPKAFITTYEGKHNHEMPLKSTNIQPLNPDLQAPPSRDKL, via the exons atggaGATCAAGGAATCAGAGAGGGTGGTTATAGCTAAACCAGTAGCTTCCAGGCCTAGTTGCTCCAAGTTTAGATCTTTCTCAGAGTTGCTTGCGGGTGCCATCAATACTTCACCCTCTACTGATTGTTCTGAAATGGCAGTTGCTGCCATTAGACCAAAAACTTTGAGGTTTAGGCCAACAGTGAATCGTGCTCCAGGTGCATTGGTTTCTTCCCAG GTTGAACTCTCTGGAACAACACTTAGCAATTCATCTAATAGAGTTTCAAGTACTGATAGCAAAACCACTGTCATATATAAACCACAGGCAAAGTTTGTGTCGAAGGCAACTGTTTCTCTACTGGCGAGTATG GGGAACTTCAATACCAATTCACAGCAAATGCTACAATCAGTTGAGGCTCGCCCTCAGtgtccaaaacaaaataaacaaaatttctcatcccAGCTAACCTCAAATCTTCATCAGAATATTCCATCCCATGCAGTATTGTTGACATCTCAGAATCAGGAGGATCCAAAAGCTTTATCACATGCATCTAACGGGGACAGGGCTTCATATGATGGTTATAATTGGAGGAAATATGGGCAAAAGCAAGTAAAAGGAAGTGAATATCCGAGGAGTTACTACAAGTGCACCTATCCAAATTGTCCGGTGAAAAAGAAGGTCGAAAGATCATTTGATGGGCAAATTGCAGAAATTGTCTACAAAGGGGAACACAACCATTCAAAGCCTCAGCCTCCTAAGCGCAACTCATCAGGAACACAAGGACTAGGAGCTGTATCTGATAGCAATGCTCAAGATAGGTACACCACTCCCTTATGGAGTAATCAACTCATTGAAAGAAATGAAGGCTCTGAAGGTAGAGAGGAAAATCAGATCGAAACAGGATTACAGGTGCATTCAATTTACCAGGGTAAACCTCCGCCATCTTGTGATCGTGCTGGAACTGGATCAATTAATGCTGGTGCGGGAACTTCTGATAACTCATGTGGTCTCAATGGGGAATGTAATGATGGAAGCAAGGGATTGGAGGGAGACGATGATGAACCTAGAAATAAAAGAAG gaaAGCTGGGATACAATCCAATAAAGGTGGCATATCAGGGGAGGGCGTTCAGGAGCCCCGTGTAGTGGTGCAAAGTTCCACAGATTCTGAGATTTTGGGGGATGGTTTTCGCTGGAGAAAATATGGGCAGAAGATTGTAAGGGGGAATCCATATCCCAG GAGTTACTATAGATGTACTAGTCTCAAATGCAATGTGCGCAAGCATGTGGAAAGAGCATCAGACGATCCAAAAGCTTTTATTACAACATATGAAGGAAAACATAACCATGAGATGCCTCTGAAGAGTACAAATATACAGCCTTTGAACCCTGATCTACAGGCACCTCCTAGTAGAGACAAGCTGTGA
- the LOC7467599 gene encoding protein REVEILLE 8 isoform X1: MIMNTNSSSSTSTAGAGTEANPGGPDQAMATQPPLAAAAATGTTSATSSDGSGKKVRKPYTITKSRESWTEEEHDKFLEALQLFDRDWKKIEDFVGSKTVIQIRSHAQKYFLKVQKNGTIAHVPPPRPKRKASHPYPQKASKIVLLPLPVSMAYPSSMNTFTPGYAPWDETSMLITSATRKIMPSQDELANFHGAEADIGTKDVSDIGTKGVSRFSYNTVSGLGTSSRTLPSAEMPKQGKQAPVLHGIPDFAEVYSFIGSVFDVETKGHVKKLNEMDPINFETVLLLMRNLTVNLSSPDFEPIRKVMSSYDVNSKTVGVAALNQTNDIAC, encoded by the exons ATGATAATGAACACCAACTCATCCTCTTCAACTTCAACGGCAGGAGCTGGAACAGAAGCGAATCCAGGTGGTCCTGATCAAGCAATGGCTACACAACCACcattagcagcagcagcagctacaGGTACAACCTCAGCAACTAGCAGTGATGGGTCAGGCAAGAAAGTAAGAAAACCTTATACAATTACCAAGTCTCGTGAGAGTTGGACTGAGGAAGAGCATGACAAGTTCCTTGAAGCCCTTCAATT GTTTGATCGTGACTGGAAAAAGATTGAAGATTTTGTGGGATCAAAGACGGTGATCCAG ATTCGGAGTCATGCGCAGAAATACTTTCTGAAGGTCCAGAAGAATGGTACAATCGCCCACGTGCCTCCTCCTCGCCCTAAACGCAAAGCCTCTCATCCCTACCCACAGAAGGCTTCAAAAATTG TTTTATTGCCACTCCCAGTATCCATGGCTTACCCTTCATCAATGAATACCTTTACACCGGGATATGCTCCATGGGATGAAACTTCAATGTTAATAACCTCCgcaacaagaaaaatcatgcCATCGCAAGATGAGCTTGCTAATTTTCACGGAGCTGAAG CTGATATTGGAACAAAGGATGTATCAGATATTGGAACAAAGGGTGTATCAAGGTTTAGTTACAATACTGTCAGTGGCCTTGGGACATCAAGTAGAACATTGCCGAGTGCTGAGATGCCAAAGCAAGGGAAGCAAGCACCTGTGCTTCATG GTATACCAGATTTTGCTGAAGTATATAGCTTCATTGGAAGCGTTTTTGATGTGGAAACGAAAGGGCATGTGAAAAAGCTCAACGAAATGGACCcaataaattttgaaact GTTTTGTTGTTGATGAGGAACCTTACTGTTAATTTGTCTAGCCCTGATTTTGAGCCAATT AGGAAGGTCATGTCATCTTATGATGTCAATAGCAAAACAGTGGGAGTTGCTGCCCTGAACCAGACCAATGATATAGCATGTTGA
- the LOC7467599 gene encoding protein REVEILLE 8 isoform X3, whose product MIMNTNSSSSTSTAGAGTEANPGGPDQAMATQPPLAAAAATGTTSATSSDGSGKKVRKPYTITKSRESWTEEEHDKFLEALQLFDRDWKKIEDFVGSKTVIQIRSHAQKYFLKVQKNGTIAHVPPPRPKRKASHPYPQKASKIVLLPLPVSMAYPSSMNTFTPGYAPWDETSMLITSATRKIMPSQDELANFHGAEDIGTKGVSRFSYNTVSGLGTSSRTLPSAEMPKQGKQAPVLHGIPDFAEVYSFIGSVFDVETKGHVKKLNEMDPINFETVLLLMRNLTVNLSSPDFEPIRKVMSSYDVNSKTVGVAALNQTNDIAC is encoded by the exons ATGATAATGAACACCAACTCATCCTCTTCAACTTCAACGGCAGGAGCTGGAACAGAAGCGAATCCAGGTGGTCCTGATCAAGCAATGGCTACACAACCACcattagcagcagcagcagctacaGGTACAACCTCAGCAACTAGCAGTGATGGGTCAGGCAAGAAAGTAAGAAAACCTTATACAATTACCAAGTCTCGTGAGAGTTGGACTGAGGAAGAGCATGACAAGTTCCTTGAAGCCCTTCAATT GTTTGATCGTGACTGGAAAAAGATTGAAGATTTTGTGGGATCAAAGACGGTGATCCAG ATTCGGAGTCATGCGCAGAAATACTTTCTGAAGGTCCAGAAGAATGGTACAATCGCCCACGTGCCTCCTCCTCGCCCTAAACGCAAAGCCTCTCATCCCTACCCACAGAAGGCTTCAAAAATTG TTTTATTGCCACTCCCAGTATCCATGGCTTACCCTTCATCAATGAATACCTTTACACCGGGATATGCTCCATGGGATGAAACTTCAATGTTAATAACCTCCgcaacaagaaaaatcatgcCATCGCAAGATGAGCTTGCTAATTTTCACGGAGCTGAAG ATATTGGAACAAAGGGTGTATCAAGGTTTAGTTACAATACTGTCAGTGGCCTTGGGACATCAAGTAGAACATTGCCGAGTGCTGAGATGCCAAAGCAAGGGAAGCAAGCACCTGTGCTTCATG GTATACCAGATTTTGCTGAAGTATATAGCTTCATTGGAAGCGTTTTTGATGTGGAAACGAAAGGGCATGTGAAAAAGCTCAACGAAATGGACCcaataaattttgaaact GTTTTGTTGTTGATGAGGAACCTTACTGTTAATTTGTCTAGCCCTGATTTTGAGCCAATT AGGAAGGTCATGTCATCTTATGATGTCAATAGCAAAACAGTGGGAGTTGCTGCCCTGAACCAGACCAATGATATAGCATGTTGA
- the LOC7467599 gene encoding protein REVEILLE 8 isoform X2, which translates to MIMNTNSSSSTSTAGAGTEANPGGPDQAMATQPPLAAAAATGTTSATSSDGSGKKVRKPYTITKSRESWTEEEHDKFLEALQLFDRDWKKIEDFVGSKTVIQIRSHAQKYFLKVQKNGTIAHVPPPRPKRKASHPYPQKASKIVSMAYPSSMNTFTPGYAPWDETSMLITSATRKIMPSQDELANFHGAEADIGTKDVSDIGTKGVSRFSYNTVSGLGTSSRTLPSAEMPKQGKQAPVLHGIPDFAEVYSFIGSVFDVETKGHVKKLNEMDPINFETVLLLMRNLTVNLSSPDFEPIRKVMSSYDVNSKTVGVAALNQTNDIAC; encoded by the exons ATGATAATGAACACCAACTCATCCTCTTCAACTTCAACGGCAGGAGCTGGAACAGAAGCGAATCCAGGTGGTCCTGATCAAGCAATGGCTACACAACCACcattagcagcagcagcagctacaGGTACAACCTCAGCAACTAGCAGTGATGGGTCAGGCAAGAAAGTAAGAAAACCTTATACAATTACCAAGTCTCGTGAGAGTTGGACTGAGGAAGAGCATGACAAGTTCCTTGAAGCCCTTCAATT GTTTGATCGTGACTGGAAAAAGATTGAAGATTTTGTGGGATCAAAGACGGTGATCCAG ATTCGGAGTCATGCGCAGAAATACTTTCTGAAGGTCCAGAAGAATGGTACAATCGCCCACGTGCCTCCTCCTCGCCCTAAACGCAAAGCCTCTCATCCCTACCCACAGAAGGCTTCAAAAATTG TATCCATGGCTTACCCTTCATCAATGAATACCTTTACACCGGGATATGCTCCATGGGATGAAACTTCAATGTTAATAACCTCCgcaacaagaaaaatcatgcCATCGCAAGATGAGCTTGCTAATTTTCACGGAGCTGAAG CTGATATTGGAACAAAGGATGTATCAGATATTGGAACAAAGGGTGTATCAAGGTTTAGTTACAATACTGTCAGTGGCCTTGGGACATCAAGTAGAACATTGCCGAGTGCTGAGATGCCAAAGCAAGGGAAGCAAGCACCTGTGCTTCATG GTATACCAGATTTTGCTGAAGTATATAGCTTCATTGGAAGCGTTTTTGATGTGGAAACGAAAGGGCATGTGAAAAAGCTCAACGAAATGGACCcaataaattttgaaact GTTTTGTTGTTGATGAGGAACCTTACTGTTAATTTGTCTAGCCCTGATTTTGAGCCAATT AGGAAGGTCATGTCATCTTATGATGTCAATAGCAAAACAGTGGGAGTTGCTGCCCTGAACCAGACCAATGATATAGCATGTTGA